A part of Patagioenas fasciata isolate bPatFas1 chromosome 30, bPatFas1.hap1, whole genome shotgun sequence genomic DNA contains:
- the KCNJ10 gene encoding ATP-sensitive inward rectifier potassium channel 10 — protein sequence MTSATKVYYSQTTQTEGRPLMGLRRRRVLTKDGRSNVRMEHIADKRFLYLKDLWTTFIDMQWRYKLLLFSATFAGTWFAFGVVWYLVAVAHGDLLEFEPPANHTPCVMQVHTLTGAFLFSLESQTTIGYGFRYISEECPLAIVLLIAQLVLTTILEIFITGTFLAKIARPKKRAETIKFSQNAVVAQHEGKTCLMVRVANMRKSLLIGCQVTGKLLRPHLTKEGENLRLNQLNVDFQVDTSSDSPFLILPLTFYHVLDDASPFRDVALRAGDGDFELVVILSGTVESTSATCQVRTSYLPEEILWGYEFSPAISLSASGKYVADFSLFDRVVQVAAPCPPRGGGRLGDPEKVKLEESLREAGDREGTALSVRISNV from the coding sequence ATGACGTCGGCCACCAAGGTTTACTACAGCCAGACCACGCAGACCGAGGGCCGCCCGCTGATGGGGCTGCGCCGGCGCCGGGTGCTCACCAAGGACGGGCGCAGCAACGTGCGCATGGAGCACATCGCCGACAAGCGCTTCCTCTACCTCAAGGACCTCTGGACCACCTTCATCGACATGCAGTGGCGCTACAAGCTGCTCCTCTTCTCCGCCACCTTCGCCGGCACCTGGTTCGCCTTCGGCGTCGTCTGGTACCTGGTGGCCGTGGCCCACGGGGACCTGCTGGAGTTCGAGCCGCCGGCCAACCACACACCGTGCGTCATGCAGGTGCACACGCTCACCGGcgccttcctcttctccttggaGTCCCAGACCACCATCGGCTACGGCTTCCGCTACATCAGCGAGGAGTGTCCGTTGGCCATCGTGCTGCTCATCGCCCAGTTGGTCCTCACCACCATCCTGGAGATCTTTATCACCGGTACCTTCTTGGCCAAGATCGCCCGGCCTAAGAAACGCGCCGAGACCATCAAGTTCAGCCAGAACGCCGTGGTGGCCCAACACGAGGGCAAGACCTGCTTGATGGTCCGCGTGGCCAACATGCGCAAGAGCCTCCTCATCGGGTGCCAGGTCACCGGGAAGCTCCTCCGGCCCCACCTCACCAAGGAAGGCGAGAACCTACGGCTCAACCAACTCAACGTGGACTTCCAGGTGGACACGTCCTCCGACAGCCCCTTCCTCATCCTGCCCCTCACCTTCTACCACGTGTTGGACGACGCCAGCCCGTTCCGCGACGTGGCCCTGCGGGCGGGGGACGGGGACTTCGAGCTGGTGGTGATCCTGAGCGGCACGGTGGAGTCCACCAGCGCCACGTGCCAGGTGCGCACGTCCTACCTGCCCGAGGAGATCCTGTGGGGTTACGAGTTCAGCCCGGCCATCTCGCTCTCGGCCAGCGGGAAGTACGTGGCCGATTTCAGCCTGTTCGACCGCGTGGTGCAGGTGGCggcgccgtgtcccccccgcGGGGGCGGCCGCCTCGGGGACCCCGAGAAGGTGAAGCTGGAGGAGTCGCTGCGGGAGGCGGGTGACAGGGAGGGGACGGCGCTGAGCGTGCGCATCAGCAACGTCTGA